GGGAATGTTTGCAGGACTCGTGATTGGTGTTGTTATCGGTTTTGCTAGACGGATTTTCGATGAACGATTTAAGAAGGAAGAAGAGATCGTTGCTCGTTTGCAAATTCCAGTGATTGGAACGATTGGAAACATTACTTCGACGGAGACAGCGAGTCATGAAGACAATGCAGCAAGGAGGCGAAAGAAAAAATGATGTTACGTAAAAAGAAAGAAGTACAGCGCGAAGACCGCAAACTTATCGTGCAGAACAAGCCTTTATCACCCTTGTCGGAACAGTTTCGGATGGTCGTTGAGAACATTGAATTAATGAGTATTGATCAGAAGCTAAAATCGATTTTGATCACGTCTGCCGATCCGAGTTCTGGGAAATCGATTATTTCGAGTAACCTCGCGATTGCGTTTGCTCAGAAGGGTAAGAAAACCTTGCTCATTGATGCGGACTTGCGGAAACCGACGATTCATAAGTATTTCCGAAATGGCGTGTCGCTTGGCTTGATGGGACTTATTAAAAAAGAATCCACGGTGGAAGGTGCGGTATTTAAGAGTGATACGCCGAACTTGTATATTTTACAGGCTGGTATTATTCCAGTGAATCCAGCGTCCATTTTAGCGTCGGATCGGTTGAAAGAAGTGCTCGCAGAACTAGGAGAGAAGTTTGACCATATAATTATGGATACGCCGCCGATTTTGGCTGTAGCAGATGCGCAAGTTTTGTCAGGGATGACGGATGCGTCGGTGCTCGTGATTCGCAACGATTACACGGTGACGGAGCGAGCACGCAAGGCCAGTACGCGATTGGAGCAGAGTTCGAAGCTATTTCTAGGTGCAATTTTTAATAATCAAAAACAGAAGCAGGATCACTATTATTATCAGGAGAATCTATGATGCGCGATTTAGTGAGTGTCGTGATACCAACGCGAAATCGTGTGAAGATGTTGGAACGGGCGGTAGCGAGTGTCTTGTCGCAAACGTATCCAGCCGTTGAAATCTGTATCGTGATTGATGGCGAAGAAGGTGTAACAAAACAGTTTGTGCAGCGTTATATAAATAGTGAAATACCGGTGAAAGT
The sequence above is drawn from the Listeria weihenstephanensis genome and encodes:
- a CDS encoding CpsD/CapB family tyrosine-protein kinase, translated to MMLRKKKEVQREDRKLIVQNKPLSPLSEQFRMVVENIELMSIDQKLKSILITSADPSSGKSIISSNLAIAFAQKGKKTLLIDADLRKPTIHKYFRNGVSLGLMGLIKKESTVEGAVFKSDTPNLYILQAGIIPVNPASILASDRLKEVLAELGEKFDHIIMDTPPILAVADAQVLSGMTDASVLVIRNDYTVTERARKASTRLEQSSKLFLGAIFNNQKQKQDHYYYQENL